In Bacillus sp. Cs-700, one genomic interval encodes:
- the ribD gene encoding bifunctional diaminohydroxyphosphoribosylaminopyrimidine deaminase/5-amino-6-(5-phosphoribosylamino)uracil reductase RibD: MNHMDFMTTAIEMAKSTIGQTRPNPSVGCLLVNNGRIVGMGAHLKAGEGHAEIQALRMAGSEAKGSTAYVTLEPCSHYGRTPPCSDALIHAGVSEVYVASQDPNPLVAGQGVSKLQAAGIKVTIGLLEEEALKLNRMFFHYISHKRPYVTLKAAATLDGKIASHTGDSKWITGEEARKDVHAFRHQHDAILVGIGTVLSDDPSLTTRYGEGLSPIRIILDRNLRIPSEAKVINDQKADTWIITTKQAVLKSERAFPAHVQVLEVANPALPIEDVLALLGEREITSIFVEGGSEVHGSFLEARTFQQVITYIAPKLIGGKESPTAFGAKGFEFMSEAVDLSIESVERIGQDIRIISSRGTS, encoded by the coding sequence ATGAATCATATGGATTTTATGACCACTGCGATTGAAATGGCTAAAAGTACTATTGGTCAAACACGTCCAAATCCTTCCGTTGGTTGTTTACTTGTAAATAATGGACGAATCGTAGGGATGGGCGCCCATTTGAAAGCTGGAGAAGGTCATGCAGAAATACAGGCTTTGAGAATGGCTGGGAGTGAAGCTAAGGGTAGCACGGCTTATGTCACGCTTGAGCCGTGTAGTCATTATGGTCGCACGCCTCCTTGTTCGGATGCTCTTATTCATGCAGGAGTTAGCGAAGTTTATGTGGCTAGTCAGGATCCGAATCCACTCGTAGCTGGTCAAGGCGTGTCCAAGCTCCAAGCTGCGGGGATAAAGGTAACGATTGGACTATTAGAGGAAGAAGCACTTAAATTGAATCGCATGTTCTTCCACTATATCTCTCATAAACGGCCATACGTCACTTTAAAAGCTGCGGCAACGTTAGATGGGAAAATTGCTTCACATACTGGTGATAGCAAATGGATAACAGGAGAAGAAGCTCGGAAAGATGTACATGCTTTCCGTCATCAGCATGACGCTATTTTAGTAGGAATTGGAACTGTTCTTTCAGACGATCCGTCCCTTACGACTCGATATGGAGAAGGGCTTTCTCCAATCAGAATTATTCTTGATCGTAATCTAAGGATTCCTTCTGAAGCAAAAGTGATAAATGATCAGAAAGCCGACACTTGGATTATAACAACCAAACAGGCTGTGCTAAAGAGTGAGCGAGCATTTCCCGCACATGTTCAGGTACTAGAAGTAGCTAATCCAGCTCTTCCTATTGAAGATGTATTAGCTCTCCTTGGGGAGCGAGAAATTACTTCCATTTTTGTGGAAGGTGGATCTGAAGTGCACGGTAGTTTTTTGGAAGCTCGTACTTTTCAGCAGGTGATTACATACATTGCGCCTAAGCTCATTGGTGGAAAAGAATCTCCAACAGCATTTGGAGCTAAAGGATTTGAATTCATGAGCGAAGCGGTCGATTTATCGATTGAAAGCGTTGAGCGCATTGGACAAGATATTCGTATTATCTCATCAAGGGGGACTTCATAA
- a CDS encoding 3-oxoacyl-[acyl-carrier-protein] synthase III C-terminal domain-containing protein, with the protein MILSIGKCLPPHCLEQTEAASFAKKQFGQHFKDIERLLPVFQSAEIDTRYFAMPLEWYSSGPTFEEKNEKYITLAVEYAKKAVEHCLQNPVYLKEAVSCEDVDAIFFVSTTGISTPSIEARLMNVLPFSLHTKRIPIWGLGCAGGAAGIARAHDYCLAHPEQAVLVINVELCSLTFQHGDYSKSNLIGTALFADGTSSVLMIGEKSPIKKRSNMSSLAKVVATRSTLMKNSEDVMGWEVSNEGLHVVFSKSIPSIVASWLEPNVLQFLSSEKKTTEEINYFIAHPGGTKVLTAYEEALGFSRDKTSVSRDVLRNYGNMSSVTVIYVLDQILQNGCKEEDIGLMAALGPGFCSELLLLKWEKGEA; encoded by the coding sequence ATGATCCTATCAATCGGGAAATGTTTACCCCCTCATTGCCTCGAACAAACGGAAGCTGCCTCATTTGCAAAAAAACAGTTTGGTCAACATTTTAAAGATATTGAACGCCTGCTTCCTGTTTTTCAAAGTGCAGAAATTGATACAAGATATTTTGCAATGCCTCTAGAGTGGTACAGTAGCGGACCAACCTTCGAAGAAAAAAACGAAAAATACATTACGCTTGCTGTTGAATATGCAAAAAAGGCGGTAGAGCATTGTCTTCAGAATCCCGTTTATCTAAAAGAAGCTGTGAGCTGTGAAGATGTAGATGCGATCTTTTTTGTATCAACAACAGGAATTTCAACTCCAAGTATAGAGGCAAGACTTATGAATGTTCTTCCATTTTCCCTTCATACAAAACGTATTCCGATTTGGGGTCTTGGTTGTGCGGGAGGAGCTGCAGGCATAGCGAGAGCTCATGATTACTGTCTTGCTCACCCGGAGCAGGCTGTTCTTGTCATAAATGTAGAGTTGTGTAGCTTAACTTTTCAGCACGGGGATTATTCCAAAAGTAATCTTATAGGTACGGCCTTGTTTGCAGACGGAACCTCTTCCGTTTTAATGATTGGAGAAAAGTCGCCAATTAAGAAACGGTCCAATATGAGCAGTCTGGCAAAAGTAGTAGCGACACGCTCAACACTAATGAAGAATTCGGAAGACGTAATGGGCTGGGAAGTAAGCAATGAAGGCTTGCATGTTGTTTTTTCTAAATCGATTCCATCAATTGTTGCAAGTTGGCTTGAACCGAATGTTTTACAATTTCTTAGCTCAGAAAAGAAAACTACCGAAGAAATCAATTATTTTATTGCTCATCCTGGTGGGACAAAAGTGTTGACAGCTTACGAGGAAGCACTTGGGTTCAGTCGTGATAAGACATCTGTTTCGCGAGATGTATTAAGAAATTATGGCAATATGAGTTCTGTAACGGTTATATACGTATTGGATCAAATACTACAAAATGGTTGTAAGGAAGAAGATATTGGACTTATGGCTGCACTTGGACCCGGGTTTTGTTCAGAACTATTGTTATTAAAATGGGAAAAAGGAGAGGCATAA
- a CDS encoding peptidylprolyl isomerase — MKKGTIAFDNGETIEIEFYPEAAPNTVANFEKLANEGFYNGVNFHRVIPGFVAQGGDPTGSGMGGPGYSIDCETEGNPHKHVAGSLSMAHAGKNTGGSQFFLVHEPQPHLDGVHTVFGQVTEGMDTVLRIKQGDVMKEVKVWDEE; from the coding sequence ATGAAAAAAGGAACAATTGCATTTGATAATGGAGAAACAATTGAAATTGAGTTTTACCCAGAGGCAGCACCAAATACAGTTGCTAACTTTGAAAAGCTTGCAAACGAAGGTTTCTACAATGGTGTAAACTTTCACCGTGTTATCCCAGGTTTCGTAGCACAGGGTGGAGACCCAACAGGATCTGGAATGGGCGGACCAGGCTATTCGATCGATTGTGAAACAGAAGGAAACCCTCATAAGCACGTAGCTGGTTCATTGTCTATGGCTCATGCAGGTAAAAATACAGGTGGAAGCCAGTTTTTCCTTGTTCATGAACCTCAGCCTCACCTTGACGGTGTTCACACTGTTTTTGGTCAGGTAACAGAAGGAATGGATACGGTTCTTCGCATTAAACAAGGCGATGTGATGAAAGAAGTTAAAGTCTGGGACGAAGAATAG
- a CDS encoding isoprenylcysteine carboxylmethyltransferase family protein yields the protein MSLLFAGIFSILVIQRLGELMLAKSNERWMKERGAKELGQNHYKYIVMLHISFLLAVGIETILRGFSLSIIWTIMLGIFVLAQFLRFWTIKSLGRFWNTKIIVLPDANVVKKGPYRYIKHPNYVIVALEIISLPLIFSSYITAIVFTLLNGILLLKVRIPIEEKALKDVTDYRVVFSNVNED from the coding sequence ATGAGTCTTCTGTTTGCGGGGATTTTTAGTATTCTAGTTATTCAGCGTTTAGGTGAATTAATGCTTGCAAAGAGTAATGAGAGGTGGATGAAGGAGCGAGGAGCGAAAGAATTAGGCCAGAACCACTATAAGTATATCGTGATGCTGCATATCAGTTTTCTTCTTGCTGTCGGCATTGAAACCATATTACGAGGCTTTTCATTGTCGATCATTTGGACAATCATGTTAGGGATATTTGTTCTGGCACAATTTCTTCGTTTTTGGACAATCAAAAGCCTTGGACGGTTTTGGAACACGAAAATTATTGTTCTGCCAGATGCTAACGTTGTCAAAAAAGGACCCTATCGTTATATAAAACATCCAAATTATGTGATTGTGGCCCTCGAAATCATTTCACTCCCACTTATTTTTTCCTCGTATATTACGGCGATTGTGTTTACACTTTTAAACGGAATTTTGTTATTGAAAGTCCGCATTCCAATTGAAGAAAAGGCGTTAAAAGATGTCACAGATTATCGAGTTGTGTTTTCAAACGTAAACGAGGATTGA
- a CDS encoding DUF309 domain-containing protein, protein MYPEAYIEYLAHFHGLRDYFECHEILEEHWKEDPRESRKLHWVGLIQIAVGLYHHRRGNFTGAKRMITNAKRIVLNEREELKSLAINVDELSENLTSELQRINEALPYNSFEIPLTNNALITMCQNRCLELGCIYGSKSDLANIELIDRHTRRDRSDIIQERKQQQQLKQQKRNG, encoded by the coding sequence ATGTATCCAGAAGCTTATATTGAATATCTGGCTCATTTCCACGGTCTTCGTGACTATTTTGAGTGTCATGAGATTCTTGAAGAACATTGGAAGGAAGATCCTCGAGAAAGTCGTAAGCTTCATTGGGTAGGTCTTATCCAAATTGCTGTTGGACTCTACCATCATCGACGTGGTAACTTCACTGGTGCCAAAAGAATGATTACGAATGCGAAGCGCATTGTATTAAATGAAAGAGAAGAACTTAAGAGTTTAGCTATCAATGTTGATGAGCTTTCTGAAAATCTCACTTCCGAACTTCAACGAATCAACGAAGCTTTGCCATATAACAGCTTTGAAATTCCGCTTACAAATAATGCTCTTATCACTATGTGTCAAAATAGATGTCTTGAACTCGGTTGTATTTATGGTAGCAAAAGTGATCTTGCTAACATTGAACTGATTGATCGTCACACAAGAAGAGATCGGTCAGATATTATCCAAGAAAGAAAGCAACAACAACAATTAAAACAGCAGAAAAGGAACGGCTAA
- a CDS encoding spore maturation protein, which produces MSIWIIPLMIGFILAYGTWKRVPTYETFVEGGKEGLSIAVSIVPYLVGMMVAISVFRASGAMAFLSSLLKVPLEAIGVPTEIVPLALVRPISGTGALAMTTDIISTYGPDSFIGRLASTMQGSTDTTLYVITVYFGAIGIKRMGNALKVGLLADVVGIAAAILFVTLVFG; this is translated from the coding sequence ATGTCGATTTGGATCATCCCTCTTATGATTGGGTTTATATTAGCGTATGGAACTTGGAAAAGAGTACCTACCTATGAAACGTTTGTAGAAGGTGGGAAAGAAGGACTTTCTATCGCTGTCTCGATCGTTCCTTATCTTGTTGGCATGATGGTTGCCATTTCAGTGTTTCGAGCTTCAGGAGCTATGGCTTTTCTAAGTAGTTTGTTAAAAGTTCCTCTAGAAGCAATTGGAGTGCCAACAGAAATAGTGCCGTTAGCCCTTGTACGTCCAATTTCTGGTACAGGTGCGCTTGCGATGACGACGGATATTATTAGTACTTATGGGCCAGATTCGTTTATAGGAAGGTTAGCTTCTACAATGCAGGGTAGTACCGATACGACCCTCTATGTCATTACGGTCTATTTTGGAGCGATTGGGATTAAGCGCATGGGGAATGCCCTAAAGGTAGGTTTACTAGCAGATGTTGTCG
- a CDS encoding bifunctional 3,4-dihydroxy-2-butanone-4-phosphate synthase/GTP cyclohydrolase II produces the protein MFHTVEEAIYDLMQGRVVIVCDDEDRENEGDFIALADKVTPETINFMITKGRGLVCTPITEQRANQLKLSPMVDHNTDSHGTAFTVSVDHKSTTTGISAAERATTIQYLIHSDAKPADFNRPGHIFPLIAKDGGVLRRAGHTEAAVDLARLSGSAPAGVICEIMKEDGEMARVPDLKEISEEFDLKMITIKDLIQYRNRKDVLVQKEVEIELPTEFGSFRAVGYSNIIDQKEHVALIKGEIIPDQPTLVRVHSECLTGDVFGSFRCDCGPQLHAALAQIEEEGHGVLLYMRQEGRGIGLLNKMKAYKLQEEGYDTVEANEKLGFKPDLRDYGIGAQILRDLGVSKMNLLTNNPRKIAGLTGYGLEVASRVALQMPSRKENERYLKTKHSKLGHMLHF, from the coding sequence ATGTTCCACACAGTTGAAGAAGCCATTTACGATTTAATGCAAGGCCGGGTCGTTATTGTTTGTGATGACGAAGACAGAGAGAATGAAGGGGATTTTATTGCGTTAGCAGATAAGGTAACGCCAGAGACGATTAATTTTATGATCACTAAAGGGAGAGGGCTTGTTTGTACCCCGATAACTGAACAACGCGCGAATCAACTGAAACTAAGTCCTATGGTTGACCATAATACCGATTCTCACGGCACAGCCTTTACCGTTAGTGTAGACCATAAAAGTACAACCACTGGCATTTCAGCAGCAGAAAGAGCCACAACAATTCAATATCTCATCCATTCGGATGCAAAACCCGCTGATTTTAACCGACCAGGTCATATTTTTCCTTTAATTGCTAAGGATGGGGGAGTACTTAGAAGAGCGGGACATACAGAAGCAGCAGTTGATTTAGCTCGACTATCAGGTTCAGCCCCTGCGGGTGTTATCTGTGAAATTATGAAAGAAGACGGTGAGATGGCACGAGTCCCGGATTTAAAAGAGATCTCTGAAGAATTCGATTTGAAGATGATTACAATTAAGGATTTAATTCAGTATCGAAATCGTAAAGATGTGCTTGTTCAAAAGGAAGTAGAAATCGAACTTCCTACTGAATTTGGATCTTTTCGAGCTGTCGGATATTCAAATATTATTGATCAGAAAGAGCATGTAGCACTAATAAAGGGAGAGATTATTCCTGATCAACCGACACTTGTTCGCGTTCATTCTGAATGCTTAACAGGTGACGTCTTTGGATCTTTCCGCTGTGATTGCGGTCCACAGCTCCATGCAGCTTTGGCACAAATAGAAGAAGAAGGCCACGGTGTGCTTCTCTACATGCGTCAAGAAGGAAGAGGGATTGGACTTCTAAATAAGATGAAAGCTTATAAGCTTCAAGAAGAGGGTTACGATACCGTTGAAGCAAATGAAAAGCTTGGATTTAAGCCGGATTTAAGAGACTATGGGATTGGCGCTCAGATATTGCGTGATCTTGGTGTTTCAAAAATGAACTTGTTAACAAACAACCCTAGAAAAATAGCGGGGTTAACCGGTTATGGTCTTGAAGTAGCGTCAAGAGTAGCGCTTCAAATGCCTTCAAGAAAAGAGAACGAACGCTACCTGAAAACCAAACACAGTAAGCTAGGACATATGCTACATTTCTAA
- the ribE gene encoding riboflavin synthase encodes MFTGIVEEIGRVESVQQAGESIVMQVAASKVLSDVHLGDSISINGVCLTVTSFTEASFSVDIMPETFRSSSLRQLAPNSSVNLERAMSANGRFGGHFVSGHVDGVGEITRVEQIDNAIYYDISIPRNLLIYFVEKGSVSVDGTSLTVFGIGEHSLTISLIPHTVEETVLGKKRVGDTVNIECDMLGKYIMRYLEQRSGSKPEPTASLGSQFFEDHGFK; translated from the coding sequence ATGTTTACAGGTATCGTAGAAGAGATTGGCAGAGTGGAAAGTGTGCAGCAAGCTGGAGAGTCAATTGTTATGCAGGTCGCTGCATCGAAAGTGTTATCGGACGTTCATCTAGGAGATAGTATTTCGATAAACGGTGTTTGCTTAACGGTTACATCATTTACAGAGGCTTCTTTTTCTGTCGATATTATGCCTGAAACATTTCGTTCTAGTAGCTTACGTCAATTAGCGCCGAATTCTTCAGTGAATCTTGAACGGGCTATGTCAGCAAACGGACGTTTTGGAGGTCACTTTGTTTCTGGCCATGTTGACGGTGTTGGGGAAATTACACGGGTCGAGCAAATTGATAACGCGATTTACTATGATATCTCCATTCCTCGGAATCTGTTAATTTACTTTGTCGAAAAGGGATCGGTTTCGGTAGATGGCACAAGTCTTACTGTTTTTGGGATCGGAGAACACTCTCTTACGATTTCACTTATTCCTCATACTGTCGAAGAAACGGTGCTTGGTAAGAAAAGAGTGGGAGATACAGTAAACATTGAATGCGATATGCTTGGGAAGTACATTATGAGATATCTAGAACAAAGAAGCGGATCGAAGCCAGAACCCACAGCTTCACTAGGAAGCCAGTTTTTTGAAGACCATGGGTTTAAATAA
- a CDS encoding segregation/condensation protein A, with the protein MQYNVKVDAFEGPLDLLLHLINKYEVDIYDIPVSQITDQYLTFVHTMQELELDIASEYLVMAATLLAIKSKMLLPQKEEEILEQDPDFEDDPRDELVQRLVEYRRFKEAANDLKKKESSRSLLYARPPADISEYTQEDDQTSIGDVTLYDMLAAFQKMTRRVKDKKPKRTTVQSEEIPIEDRMNDIRHQLQGGAKRRFSELFSEADRGHMIVTFLAVLELMKTRDVACEQDQNFGEIMIFEREGKASV; encoded by the coding sequence ATGCAATATAATGTAAAAGTAGATGCATTTGAAGGTCCGCTGGATTTACTACTGCACCTTATAAATAAGTACGAAGTTGACATTTATGACATACCGGTCTCCCAAATTACGGATCAATATTTAACATTTGTACACACCATGCAAGAGTTAGAACTTGATATAGCGAGTGAATATCTTGTCATGGCAGCAACGTTACTTGCGATTAAAAGCAAAATGCTTCTTCCGCAAAAAGAAGAAGAAATATTGGAACAGGACCCGGACTTTGAGGATGACCCTCGTGATGAACTTGTTCAACGTCTTGTTGAATACAGAAGATTTAAAGAAGCAGCAAATGATCTGAAGAAAAAAGAGTCTAGTCGAAGTTTGCTCTATGCGCGGCCTCCTGCTGATATAAGTGAATACACCCAAGAAGACGATCAAACATCAATTGGGGATGTTACTTTATACGATATGCTTGCAGCATTTCAAAAAATGACGAGGCGAGTAAAGGATAAAAAACCAAAGCGAACCACAGTTCAAAGTGAAGAAATTCCAATTGAAGATCGGATGAATGATATCCGTCATCAGTTGCAAGGAGGCGCTAAGAGACGCTTTAGTGAGCTCTTTAGTGAAGCGGATCGTGGGCATATGATTGTAACGTTTCTCGCTGTTCTTGAACTAATGAAAACGAGAGATGTAGCATGTGAACAAGATCAAAACTTTGGTGAAATCATGATTTTTGAACGAGAAGGGAAGGCATCAGTGTGA
- a CDS encoding GNAT family N-acetyltransferase — protein sequence MLIRYKKAHEKIAMGLLSFMPNEKDIKKLQQSIKDYEELDSLQLFLWKEEDIIGLLGIEWVSENEVELKDISVNPSHRHQGIGKQMVEALREMLSDEICIKGNEYTGTFFERCHLEENMK from the coding sequence ATGCTAATTCGTTATAAAAAAGCTCATGAGAAAATAGCCATGGGATTATTGAGTTTTATGCCAAATGAAAAAGATATTAAAAAACTGCAACAATCAATCAAAGACTATGAAGAATTGGATTCACTGCAGCTTTTTCTTTGGAAAGAAGAAGATATCATTGGATTGCTTGGAATTGAGTGGGTTAGCGAGAACGAAGTCGAATTAAAAGACATTAGCGTAAATCCTTCTCATCGTCATCAAGGGATTGGTAAACAAATGGTCGAAGCACTCCGTGAGATGCTCAGTGATGAAATATGTATTAAAGGAAATGAATATACAGGAACTTTTTTTGAACGGTGTCACCTAGAAGAGAATATGAAGTAA
- the ribE gene encoding 6,7-dimethyl-8-ribityllumazine synthase produces the protein MGQTFEGNLVGSGLKVGIVVGRFNEFITSKLLGGAEDALKRHGLSEDNIDVAWVPGAFEIPFAAKKMVDSGKYDAIITLGTVIRGATPHFDYVCGEVSKGVANLTMQTGVPVIFGVLTTNTIEQAVERAGTKAGNKGWDAATAAIEMANLSKSFEG, from the coding sequence ATGGGACAAACATTTGAAGGAAATTTGGTTGGATCTGGATTAAAAGTGGGTATAGTAGTAGGAAGATTTAATGAATTTATAACAAGTAAACTACTTGGAGGTGCTGAAGACGCACTGAAACGCCACGGCCTTTCAGAAGATAACATTGATGTAGCCTGGGTGCCTGGAGCGTTTGAGATTCCTTTTGCCGCAAAAAAAATGGTGGATTCAGGTAAATATGATGCGATTATTACCCTTGGAACCGTGATTCGTGGAGCAACACCTCATTTTGATTATGTATGTGGAGAAGTGTCTAAAGGCGTAGCGAATTTAACAATGCAGACTGGCGTTCCAGTTATTTTTGGCGTATTAACAACTAATACGATTGAACAAGCTGTTGAACGGGCTGGTACAAAAGCTGGAAATAAAGGCTGGGATGCAGCAACTGCAGCAATTGAAATGGCGAATTTATCAAAATCATTTGAAGGTTGA
- the scpB gene encoding SMC-Scp complex subunit ScpB, protein MTNEEIKSIIESLLFVVGDEGITVKSLCETISLEENTLLDALKDLQQEYDEKDRGFKISFIGGGYQLTTNAKNASYIEKLVDTPGNHTLSQAALETLAIIAYKQPITRVEIEEIRGVKTDKPLQTLMSKLLIKEAGRAEKAGRAILYGTTREFLFHFGLSSIKDLPPLPDGSEDKEEEEADLFFEKFQEIPE, encoded by the coding sequence GTGACGAATGAAGAAATAAAGAGCATCATCGAAAGTCTTCTATTTGTAGTAGGTGACGAAGGGATTACTGTCAAATCTCTTTGTGAAACTATTTCATTGGAAGAGAACACCCTTCTAGATGCACTAAAAGACCTGCAACAAGAATATGATGAAAAAGATCGTGGTTTTAAGATTAGCTTCATCGGTGGGGGTTATCAGCTAACGACAAATGCTAAAAACGCATCTTATATCGAGAAGCTGGTCGACACACCTGGTAATCATACGCTTTCACAAGCTGCTCTTGAAACGCTTGCAATCATCGCTTATAAACAACCGATTACGAGGGTTGAAATTGAAGAGATTCGAGGCGTGAAAACGGATAAGCCTCTTCAAACTTTGATGAGTAAATTACTCATTAAAGAAGCAGGGCGAGCGGAAAAAGCCGGCAGAGCGATTCTATATGGAACAACACGAGAGTTTCTTTTTCATTTTGGATTAAGCTCAATCAAAGATCTCCCCCCACTTCCTGATGGTAGCGAAGATAAGGAAGAGGAAGAAGCAGACCTGTTTTTTGAGAAGTTTCAGGAAATTCCAGAATAA
- a CDS encoding nucleoside recognition domain-containing protein: MVNLIWAGLFLIGILYALINGTMEDVNKAIFTGAEEAVAVCIGLLSVLIFWLGLMRIAQKSGLLDLLGKGFKPIARKLFPEVPPDHPAMGYILSNMMANMFGLGNAATPMGIKAMEELKKLNDMKDNATRSMVTLLALNTSSLTLIPTTVIAIRMKYGSVSPTEIIGTTIAATACSTIGAILIDRFFYRRSKGGGST; encoded by the coding sequence ATGGTTAATCTCATCTGGGCCGGCTTATTCCTGATTGGCATCCTTTATGCCCTTATTAATGGAACGATGGAAGACGTGAATAAAGCCATTTTTACAGGAGCAGAAGAAGCCGTAGCGGTTTGTATTGGATTGTTAAGTGTTCTTATTTTTTGGCTTGGTTTAATGAGAATTGCTCAGAAATCTGGCTTACTTGATTTACTAGGGAAAGGGTTTAAACCAATTGCTAGAAAACTATTTCCTGAGGTACCACCAGATCACCCAGCTATGGGATATATTCTTTCCAATATGATGGCGAACATGTTTGGGCTCGGTAATGCGGCGACACCAATGGGGATAAAAGCTATGGAAGAACTAAAAAAGCTTAACGACATGAAAGACAACGCGACAAGATCAATGGTCACGTTGCTCGCTCTTAATACGTCTAGCTTAACGCTAATCCCAACAACCGTAATCGCGATCAGGATGAAATATGGTTCTGTTTCGCCAACTGAAATAATAGGTACAACCATTGCAGCAACGGCATGCTCAACAATTGGAGCGATTCTCATCGATCGTTTCTTTTATAGAAGGAGTAAAGGGGGGGGTTCGACGTGA
- a CDS encoding D-alanyl-D-alanine carboxypeptidase family protein, whose translation MMNSLKTKIGVLILIAALLFLMIPGEAFANGIGVSARSAILIEQETGRVLYEKDAYSQRRIASITKIMTAVLAIESGKMNEKVTVSRNAAGTEGSSLYLKEGEKITLENLVYGLMLRSGNDAAVAIAEEVGGSLDGFVTLMNQKAEEIGMSKTVFMNPHGLDDHEDHLSTAYDMAILTQYAMNNETYRIISGTKVHKAPNEMEEWDYVWRNKNKLLTSLYSDSTGGKTGYTKRAKRTLVSTAERDDMTLIAVTLDAPDDWNDHISMFNWGYANYELTLLEPKGKLKDVKKEPYKDNVTLSRDLSYPLAEDERNQVESTIQLVDPPDKNKWDELGSSEPVGMYTVKLNGETIIKAPIMYEGDKEENKGFWSFLKELFSFDRGRELNG comes from the coding sequence ATGATGAACTCGTTGAAGACAAAAATTGGCGTCTTAATATTAATTGCAGCTCTGCTGTTTCTAATGATTCCAGGAGAGGCTTTTGCGAATGGGATTGGTGTTTCAGCAAGAAGCGCGATACTAATTGAACAAGAAACAGGAAGGGTCCTTTATGAAAAAGACGCGTATTCCCAACGAAGAATAGCTAGCATCACAAAAATTATGACTGCAGTTCTTGCAATTGAATCAGGCAAAATGAATGAGAAAGTAACAGTGAGTCGTAATGCTGCTGGGACGGAAGGCTCTTCTTTATACTTAAAAGAAGGAGAAAAAATAACGCTTGAAAACTTAGTGTACGGTTTAATGTTGCGCTCGGGAAACGATGCCGCGGTCGCGATCGCTGAGGAGGTTGGTGGCAGTTTAGATGGTTTTGTAACGTTAATGAATCAAAAGGCAGAAGAGATCGGGATGTCGAAGACGGTATTTATGAATCCGCATGGTTTGGATGATCATGAAGATCATCTTTCAACAGCCTATGATATGGCCATACTAACTCAGTATGCCATGAATAACGAGACGTATCGAATTATTTCAGGAACAAAAGTACATAAGGCTCCCAACGAAATGGAAGAATGGGATTATGTATGGCGTAATAAGAATAAGCTTTTAACAAGTTTATATTCGGATTCCACTGGTGGGAAAACTGGTTACACCAAACGAGCAAAAAGAACGCTCGTTTCAACTGCAGAGCGAGATGACATGACGCTTATTGCTGTAACGTTAGACGCTCCAGACGATTGGAATGATCACATTTCCATGTTTAATTGGGGATATGCGAACTATGAACTAACCCTTCTTGAGCCTAAAGGTAAGCTAAAGGACGTGAAGAAAGAACCATACAAGGATAACGTTACGTTAAGTAGAGATCTTTCTTATCCGTTAGCAGAAGATGAGAGGAATCAGGTTGAATCAACCATCCAACTCGTAGATCCACCGGATAAAAATAAATGGGATGAACTTGGATCGTCTGAGCCAGTTGGTATGTATACTGTGAAATTAAATGGTGAAACAATTATCAAAGCACCGATTATGTACGAGGGAGATAAGGAAGAAAACAAAGGATTTTGGAGTTTTCTAAAAGAGCTTTTTTCATTCGATAGAGGTCGTGAGCTCAATGGTTAA